The genomic window ggactattttgtttttcttaataacTCCAGGGCCTACATCAGTTcctcacacatagtaggtatttaataaatactttgtgAATGGAATtaatttagaagggaaaaaaatctccattctTCTAGTTTCATCTTTATATGTAGACCATTATGAATTACTGTGCAAAATTCTTAGCTCAATTATAATTTATGAACTATCattaagtttttcattttcattggttgAATTTGAATATTTCATGAATTTATACAGATTCTTCTagagtaataaaaaaaatcaaatattggaATCAGGGCACGAAATTAGTTTTTGTCAAGTTTTCTAGTTCATGAGCTCTGAGTCTTTTAAAAGACTCCCATTATCTCCTCTGGAAGACAAAATTAGGTACACAGAAAgacttctcattttttatttccagGACCATTTCAATGTGATTATActaaaatatttggaaaggaaACAGATTTGCTTGGATGAATAAAGACTTTGCTAACAAGCCTTAGAGCCAAAATTTAACTTTATGTAAGTcaacaaaaagaaattagaagataGTAAAAATTTTATCTGATAGTCTAAAGAACATCTCAAATATCAACCAGTTTTAGGCATATCTCCATGagaattctgaattttaataAACATAGGAGATCATAAAATTATATTGGCATGGATGATTGATATTAGTTACAATAAATAAGGATGCACTCAAGTTTTATttggataaataaaaaagatctttataaagtaaaatacatgaAGCTTAGTTTTTTAGGAGATCAAGAAAAGGACAgaggtttttctgaatttttagtAAATGTGATCatctgaaaagggagaaattttgatttttaaattttgtttgaaaaaatttttgcttgttttcaaTTAATAAGTTTCAGCACCCCAAACTTACTAACTTGAGAGAgtttctggtttttgtttgtttgttctgaaTATCAAACTAAACCTTACCCTTTTCTAAAGCTCTGAATATAAAAAAGGGATTGATTCTGAAAACAGcatagaaattaatttaaaacctGAGGGCAATTTAATAAGAAttaccatttcttccttccttccttccttccttccttccttccttccttccttccttccttccttccttccttccttccttccttccttccttccttccttccttccttccttccttccttccttccttccttccttcctttcttccttcctttctttcttttttttttttaacaggtgaCAATAACCctgaaattctgaaaagagaGTAAAGAATTGCATGATGATGCAACTTGGGATTTCTGGGCAATCCACTGGTAGAGAAGATTAAGGGTGCCACTTCTTAAGGATAAAGATCTTGTTCTAATTATCTTCTCCAAAATCACTGTAAGTCCCTTGAACTAAAgcttgcacaaaaaaaaaaaaaagtcgggGTAAGggaagttattttgttttttctccatttacCAATGCAGGCACCAACTTTAAATAAACTGAGAATTAAAAGGCCTGTCATCTATTAATTATTCACTAAGTGAACTTGCAGAGATCACTTCAAGTCTTTAACtcagtttatctatttttaaggGGAGTCATATTAACCAGAAAATAAAGTTCTAACACAAACAGTTCTGCTGAGAATTGATGAAATACTTTGAAATAGCTCACAAAGTTTTTTGTGGggtgtttttctttttggtgtttttcaCTGTGAAACTAAAGTTATTGAGTCTACAAGTCAGTATCATTATTGTAGAAAGAAGAGCTGGAATTAAGATCTCCTTCAGTATCTAATACAGTACTTGATACATAGTAGCCACTTAATGAATATACCAGTCATCAGTGAACAAAcatatccatttaaaaattatactattttGGTAGAATTATGGTATCCAGATACTTCAAAGCAAGTTAATTTGTAGCAGAGAAAGACAAAGTCTATCTCCTCATTCACAAAAATGCCTAACTTTGACATCATCACTAGAGTCacagattttctttttagttatgtTTAGTACTGTGATTATGGCTTTTGTAATATGGGTGTGATGCTGAATTACTCAAGTTAATTATGCATttcatatgttaaaaaaattcTCTCGATCTCTTACAAATCAGATGCCACCATATTTTCTAAAGTTGAATTATACCAAAGCTAAGCATTATGCTCTTTTTTCCTAAAGGAGGTAACAAATAGTCTTCAGTTAAATTATACTTTTGTTTAGATAAAgttaatattttagtttttccgGAAATAACCATAGGGCCCATTGCCTtcttgaggaagaaaaggaaagaggcatTTTGTTTATTGAAATTGGAAAGTACTGCActtttggaaatttattttttaaaaagcatagggAAACCTATAAagcatgtttttattttctatattccaAATCTCCTACAACtgcaatatttacaaaaaaaaatcatcctaaaTCTTTATTTGAGAAAGAATAGAGTAGGCATAGATTTGGAACTTCTTTtatctattctttcctctttgtgACTTATAATTTGATTACATTACTGGATTGGCACAATGACttccaaacattttaaaattatgacacATTAATGCAATTGAAgtaaattgaaatttattttgaaatcaaCCAAAAATCTGAAAATTTCACAGATATCTGGAGACATAGTAGATTATTCCAGGACCATCATTGGGAAACACTACATTCTTTTTAAGGAagaaagacagacatagacacacacacacacacacacacacacacacacacacacacacacatacacacaaaatctCGATTAGATTTATCTATatactttcatcttttttcttcccactcATCGCACTCCACAGATCTGACTCTTTATTAATGTAGATTGGTGGCATCAAGCTCAAAAAGAAATGGCTGGTATGTAAGGATCCCTAAAGGttacatatttatttagaaaaccacatattaacattttctatgttctattgtatctacattttgttaaatatgtctCAGTTTACATTTTCATATAATTCTGCTTGCTATGCCACAATGCACGATGTTTGACACTTCTGATATAGGAAATTCCTTCCACCAAATAGTTTCATAATTCACTTCTAACTTAGTTTAAAGGAGTTGCCCAGGTCACCAAGAGATTTAGGAACTTTCTTATGGTGACACTAAAAATATGTATCAGAAATGCAATTTGAACCCCTTATTTATCATGCTATTCTGCTAGATTTAAAGTTCTAAaggattttattgttgtttgtcctctgtTCTTAAAGAtaaccatgatatcagggaggagatgccatggcatgcaagagaattagatttaagtgagggaagttcacctgcctcactttcccctcagagccatctgggtctgaTGGCCAGATAAAGATCAGGACAATCCTGCATGTATTGATCCTTTtaagctatgttttttttttttaaacaggtctcagtttgagtaAGACAGTGTCCAATCTGTGATTAAgacctaaaggaaaagttagatgACATATAAAGAAAATCTAAAGTAAAGCTATATTAATTGATAAAATCACACTTCTCTAAGAGTTAGGTAAACTTATAcatagaataaataagaaagaaattaagaagaggaagagaatattagaaaaactagatatgatagctctctggaaaatagaaatagaaaatataactttttctcaTGGGATCTTCACAAAAAATGAGCATATCACTGTGACTTCTCATTGATTAACCAACAAAAGTTCCCAGGCTAAGCCGACTTGGTCATTGTTTTAGTTCTGATtgcctcagagtgaatgtaaatagcaattgctGTTGTTTTAGAAAAATGTCCTGAAGGTCTTctcccagactgattttttttgactaggtaaaaaaggCAATTCTTGCCTTAAGGGACCTTACACTCTTCATGTTCAGTATGTTAGAAAACCAACCAAAGATTTTCCAGacttttgttattaaaaaaaaaaagttttaatacttATTATTAGTCACTTATTTGGGCCATTACTTATGGCTCAAAGAATTCATGGAGCAGATGGTACTTGGGCCTTGATTTCCTGATCCATGAAATAAGGGAGTTGGAATAGTAATCTGTCAAATTCCATTAAATATGTGTAGGACTTTGTAAGATTCTAGTTTATAGTGAAAACATAGTAAATTATATAATCGCTGTCTTCATTTGAAAGTTTCTCCATTGCGTTTCTGGGATAGCTATACTCTTAACTAGATCACAGAGAATGAAAGATCACTGAGAGATCACCAGAGCACTGGTAATGCaagggatagagcactgaacttgaagtcaaaaagaaatgtattcaaatgtagcctcagatacttatcatctgtatgatcctgggcaactcatttaatctttgtttatctcagtttccttgcttGTAAATGAGGGGAAGGGTCACAACTATCTCAccaattattgtgaagatcaaatgaaatattcataAAGTAGGCActatatttgttgttcagttatatctgattcttcatgaccccatttgggattttcttaataaagatcctagagtactttgccatttccttcttcagtttattttacagttgaggaaacggaggccaaaaggtttaagtgacttgtccaaggttacatagaTAGTAGCTgaagacacatttgaactcaggtccttctaattTAAGAAAGCTCAGTGCACTGCACTATCCAGCTCCCTTAGACatatgatgatggtggtggtggtggtgatgatgaagatgattaCAGAGACTAAGTAGGAAGTGTTTGTTGACTAATAcacagaatatattataatagaatTAAATTGTCAAGTTACCTAGTAATGATAGTAATTAGATGGAAGgcaataaataattgaaaagtaaaaatcttcactatttcacaaaatcaATTCAGATTTGTTGAAGATCCTTTATTCTGTAATTGTAATTCATATGTGTTCATTCCAGAATCTTAGTAGGTGATTTTTATCAAAGTATACCTCTGATTATAAGCGGATATTTGGATCAGATCATTTGTTGGCTGGATTCATCATTCTGAGTGACCACAGCATACAAGAGAGACCTTTACCTTTTTAAGCTATGTTTTTTAGCAGATCTCGGTTTGAGTGAGACAAtccccaatcagtgattaagacctaaaggaaaagttagatgTCATACAAAGGAAATATatagcaaaaatataataatgggTGACCCCAactaatttagtttttaaaatgacaattcgTAATAATGCCTCCTATGTGTATTCTAAATTATACAAAATTCTTTAAAGATGTAATATAGACACATTAAGTCACTTTTATATACAACACTTTCTACTAAGGTCAGATTCCTATGACTCATTTTGCCAAAGAATGGATTCTAAGCTCTTATAGGATCTCATAAGTACAAACTACTTGGAGGTCTTCCCAAGCTGGAAAATACTTAAAGAAAGTCCTGATAACTATCATATACTTATCCTTCAAGAACTATCTTTAGAGAGGGGCATCACTAGGCATTTTGCTACTAGGTCATAACTGAAGATCTTTTGTCATAGCAAATAGTGAAACAGTCCCCTAAGGAAACATGGCAGGAAGGAAATATCCCTGATTTTTGaagtattaaattaattttatgcaAAGTTAAAGTGCAAGGctctaagaaaaatacaaagacatGTAAAATGTgatccctaccctcaaagagtttaccaTGTTGtacttttatctcttttcttaaaGATATGTGTTAATTATGATGTTACCTTCAAACTGCAATAGGGCATTTTTGTCATCTGGAGCTTTCTTATCTAGTTTACTGCTCTTCTCTCCTTTGCTTCATGGCCATAGGAACTCAGATTTGTAATATAATGAAACAAAGCAACTCAGAAGCTGTTTCAGTTTCTACCTGAAGTAGAATCCTTCAAATCATCCAACCTGTCCTAGAAGACTTCCAGAGAAAGGGAAATTCATGACCAATCCAAGCAGCACATTCTGCTTTTCAGCTCAGACTTTCCTTCTGCTttaccttccttctccccttcttgctttctttaatttccttctctttatatCACATATGCTGGGGGCTCATAAAGGAAAATGGAGCACTACTCTCACTAAGGTTTCCCTTTAGCTCCCTTACTTCATTTTTAGGTGGAGAGAGGCTCAAAGGACGCTGATCTGAGCTTTGACTGGGGATTCATCTTTCCCTATCCTCTCCAGATGTTATTATAGTTCCCTTCAATTTTTCCTCCACATTTCAAAATTCATTAAACTCAATGTATGAGTTTCATGTGGGCACCACAATGTGCTTCTCTCTTAAAAGAAAGGCTTAAATGTTTGggggttggtttttttgtttgtttggtttttggtgAATATGTAGTGGGGGGAGGTATCTCCTTACTGTGATTTCACTAGTATCAGGAACTCCCTAATGAGGAAAGTCTATGCACCAGTGCAGACCAACTTTCCAGTAAACTTGAGTCTTTGAGAGCTGCCTAGAGCAAtgcaatgttaagtgacttatccaggatcatatagaTAGGATATCAGATGGAAGCACTTGAACCCAAATTTGCCTTTATCCAGCCTCTATCTGCTAAGGCTACAGTGCCTCTTGGTAGACATGTAATATAATGAAATggaatgtaaagaaaattttaaatcatagAGCATCATCAGAAGAATATTATTCAAATGATGGGTTTGGTTCAGGTAGAAATTCAGATTTAGTAAAAGTATTGCACATTTTCCAAAGAGCTCAGCTAATTGTCAATGCAATGTTTGCCTAAGATATGTGCTAATGGATAAGCTCTGTAGGTTTCCATTCAACTGCATACCATAATGTGAACAGCAggtatttttaatatacttttttatGTTAATAAGGAGACCCAAATCCTTTGAACGATAAGGGAGCAGAAGACattcttgaattattttctacAGAAAACTGTCACTTTACAACTACAAAACTGTACAACACAAAAGTACAAAGAATATAAGTTCCGTCTTGTACTTATTATTtgttgacaatttttaaaatgttttgaatcaGTAAAGCAAAAGTCTGCCTTAAGGATTTTCCTCTAATGTGATGTCTCCcatgaatatattaaaattatacagAATTCCTTAAAGATGCAATAACAGAGATTCCTTTGTCCAACTCTCTACTTGTTAGTGTCAAGCAAggcttaaaataagaaaatgtatgttTGCCAAAAAGTGTTTGCCACCATTGTGGATGATTTTCAGCATAATGTGCAAATAGAAGatgttctctatttttctatttagagGTGATATTTTTCTGCTTGCATCAACTTATGAAACATTATAGAGCTTCCTAAATGACACACATAAGTACTCCAAAGAGGATGCTTACATTGATTTAAATACATTAAGCCAATTTTGTTTCTAATTGAGTTAGAAAATAAGCCTTCACCATACAAACATCAGAAACCTGTCTGGGTGGGTAAATCCAACAAGtagttattaaatgcctactacttGCTTCATACCAGGAGATCTGTATCTCCATGGCATAAAGATACaaagactaaaatgaaaatagttataAAGGAACTTATATTGAGGAGAATATGGGTAAGGATGTAGAGAATACCTTGTATGGCTTGGTTGAAACCATGCCTAAAATTCACTGAACAAGACAGGGCCACAAAAAAGAACCCTACAATCCAAAACTTTATTACACAGCACTCTCCACACTGACAATGATCAATACATTTTGTAAAGGTTGCTCTATAAGATGCAGATTTTTTTCATcagatcatttttaaatttacccTTTTGGAATTTCCagaatatttttctctcctttcagaaAATTGAATCGACTTTTGAATGTCTCTAGTTCtgtctgtcatttttttttcacaatttatcaattcaatctgcaagtttggtttttttcttcagtattttgtgATATCATTTATTTAGGCTTTGTAATTTGGCCTCATTTAATGGAATTTATAGAATCTCTTGCTTTTTCCTAGGACTtgaattcctattttctttctaccCTTTACAATGTGAAGATCATTTGCTTTAATGAAGAATACAAATGCAATATTAAaattgaatagatttttttttcttttttgtgatataatATTACTCACCTTAAATCATGAACCTTTACCTTCTTTATTCTGCATCTTATTCCAAGCATAATTCTGAAAAGCTTTGTTGCCTTTAGCCTATTCCACAAACCTCATTTTATTCTGGGCTTTAACTTTCGTGACATTTCTTAAAAGTTCTATGCTAGAAGGCAGCTAAAAGAATACAGTGAATAAAacactgaccctgaagtcagtaggacctgagttcaaatccagcctcagacacttaacacttagtagctgtgtgaccctggacaagacattTAATTCCAATTGAAGCACtcctcctcccaaaaaaaaagttatatgctattccttttttaaattaaccaTTGATAAGGACTTATCTTCTCtatttaatatcttatttgatatcAATAATGGTTTGTTTGTGGGCATCTGCTTTTATCTTTTATATGCTCTGAGATTAGCTTGAGTTGCCATTTGATGATAAACACCTTGTAGGCAAGCctgtattttgcctctttttgtattctcaacaCTTAGAAAAATGTCTGGCACAGGATAGGgacttaatttttattgatttttatattaattgccatgtttgtttctttctataCATTTTTAATCAGCTTCACTtataattcatataatataattttaaaaatcctggaTTTTactcagaagacctggatttgaatcctgactctgctgcttattattatatttatgacCTTGGACCAAACATTTAACCACTCTGGACTTAAGTTACCACATATCTAAAATGAAACAACTGGACTCAGAGCTTCTTTACCATTTTTTGAGTCAGGTAACCCTTTGTTATGACTCCTGTTGTGAGTTATGAGTCATGAGTTATGAATCAGAATAAGATTAATTATATATAGCTATCAatatgttataagaaaaaaaaaccacaaaacaagttTGAAGACTGCCAAAGAACTCTtgtactagatgatttctaaagtctcttccagctctcaaaCCCTCtaactatttattttgtatcttttggAGTGCCTAGAAAACTAGTTCATTGTAGAATAAGTGATGGATCAGAGCTAAAAGTCTACTCAAAACTGCAGGTCTAGCTAAGTAATGTGGAGCAATAAAAATCTTTTATCTATTGCTCCTTATTTGTCCACAGCAAAAACCCCATCAAGTCTGATTGACACTTCTTTGCTAAAAGATATCCTGCCTCCTTACCTGGATGAAAAGACATCCTGACTCCTCCCTTATCTGAACCTTGTACGTTGTTAGCCTGTTACCTAAGGCCCAAGTGTCAGTATATAAAAATTCTCCCAGATTTCTTCTAATTACTAGACTTTTTTAGAGACTAGTCTGTCAGTTATgatgtaaataaattttattgtcaCTATAAGagaatctctttgaattctttcaaaattagCTATGAACCATGACTCTCACATACTTACAGTGGAGGGAAGAGTCTTCCCATAATTTGTATCTGTACACTTTTGGAAAAGGGCAAGATTGGGGGTGAGGGAGAATGAAATGTGTGGCATTGAAATTtcctattttcctaatttttgcaAGCCTTCTCCTAGTATAGTGTTTTAACATCCCTATGCTATAGTTTAAATGCCTGAGAATTATAAACAAATGGTCTGTAATTCTGTGAAGGAAAAGTGGGTTTTTAATACGTCCCCAAATTCCTAGTACCTATGAGCACgatctttttttttgagggggggaggggagataagACAAGGAAATTGGTgctaagggacttgtccaaagtcacacagctagtaagtgttaaggtttgaacccaggtcttcctgtcttGAGGGCTAGTGCTCCATCctttgtgccatctagctgtccctacaGCATGATCTTTTGTAAAAAACAGAAGGGAGGAGTGCCCAAGAAATGGCAGCCAGTATTGTTTTGCAAAGTCATATAATATCTCAGGGCTATGGATAGAGATGTGTGCACACTTTAGCACCTAAGTGAATCTCAGAGGTGGATGGTGACAGGGGAACCAAGAATATTTGAAGAGATAATATTAGTGTTGCTATCACTAAGATGAGACTatccaagaaaacaatttatatccctgagaattaaaaagaagcatacaaagaaataaaatggctaCATATGTGAATACTAAAAGCAAATTGTAGcattagatttggaagggaagTATCATATCCATTACTATCACTACAACTTCCCAGAATACAACTCTTTTCCTTTGTCACcattcttatatttaaaaaaaatcttttttgatagctatatttcaatacaattggtttcctttacaTTGCTATGCATATTATGCTATGCATTAAAAGACTTCATGTGGTTTTTCCTTGTAAGCTCTTAGCATGTggcttttctctctatttttgtatctctaaacCTTAAcataatacttggcacatagtaaaggcTTAACAAATAGCTTTTCATTCACCcaaaagagaaggtcaaaatgtaCCATAATCATTTGCATCCATGTACAAAATGTTAAAGTTGTTAAGAGGAAAGTTTTGaaagtcataaaataaatttttattttttgaaatagagGACGAGATGCTACAAACATGGAATGTATCATGCACTTTCAGATGAGGCTACTATGTTATaagttttattcatttgttttcatgGAATGGGGATAATCTGTAAATGCTTATAATGTAAAACcaaaacacatcaataaaactttttttacaaagaaaataatgccTATTTGAGAAAGAATTAACTTGTGGGGCAACAGATTTCTCAGCATAAGGAAGAACATCTTTAGAAGGTTAATAAAATGGCAACACAAGCTCTAACAAAATAGCTCCCTCTCCTTCAGTTCCTGGTGTCATTCATATTGAATGTGTTAGGAGTAGCTACATGAAAAGAAACTTtccagaataacattttaaaagttatttttgtagAAGCATATAGTGCTCCTCTCTGGAGAAGGACTTTTGATATCTCTAAAATTGGGCTTCCAAATACTATGGCAAATATTTGAAGTAGAAGACTGACCACAAGCTTTGGGTTAACATAAAtggtatatgtaatatataattactggcattgaatttcttttttttttttccctgaggctggggttaagtgacttgcccagggtcacacagctaggaagtgttaagtgtctgagactagatttgaactcaggtcctcctgaattcagggctggtgctctatccactgggccacctagctgcccctgaatttctattttattcttctaatCTACTGAACACAAAGATTCTATGTAATTCAACTCTTAAGAATGACTTTTTATAAActaaaaatcattatattttaatCCTTTTGGAAAATCAAACTGATTACataatacatatttacacagtgaATAAAAAAGTAATGGGAATTAATTTGTTTACTTATCTTTCTGGATTAATGCCAAGAAGTCATACAGTCTGCTTTTACTTGCATACTTTGCATACAGTTTTGCTTTTACTTCAGTAAATACGGCTGAATAGGAACAATAGTTATCAGTTTTGTTATTGGATAATaaatttcctaaaggaaaaaaaggttctGTGAACTTACCAATTAAGAGCTactgggaaggaggggagaataagtatttttatagcatttactagaagccaggtactatgctaagtactttttttttttttacaaatatttcatttgttcttcacaatagCACTAcaagataggtgttattattatctccattttacagttgaggaaactcaggcagagGTTAGGTAACTTgtcaagatcatacagctagtaagtgtctaagactaaatttgaattcagttctcctTGACCTAGCAATCTAACCACTGTGTCCCCTAAGGGGCAGTCACAGTATgcttaaggagaaaataaagttatTGAAGTCTTTAAATGCTTCTCCAAAAATACCTGTCCAAATTTTgaataacatttgtttttttttctcattaggaaTAAGTCACCAACAAGATGGATTGGAGTACGCTGCATACCTTCATTGGGGGTGTAAATAAACACTCCACCAGCATAGGGAAGGTCTGGATTACTGTCCTCTTCATTTTTAGAGTCATGATTCTTGTTGTAGCTGCTCAAGAAGTGTGGGGAGATGAGCAAGAAGATTTTGTCTGTAATACTCTGCAGCCaggatgcaaaaatgtttgctaCGACCACTTCTTCCCTGTTTCTCACATCAGACTTTGGGCCCTGCAGTTGATTTTTGTCTCCACTCCAGCACTTCTGGTAGCCATGCATGTTACATATAAtagacatgagaaagaaagacaatttaggaaaggagagaaagggattgaATACAAGgacttagaagaaattaaaaaacagaaggtTCGAATAGAGGGGTCTTTGTGGTGGACTTACACTAGCAGTattttctttagaattatttttgaaGCCTCCTTTATGTATGTGTTTTACTTTCTTTACAATGGCTATAACCTACCCTGGGTAGTGAAATGCAGTATTGATCCTTGTCCCAATATTGTGGACTGCTTTATTTCAAGACCCACTGAAAAATCTGTCTTTACCATTTTCATGATTGCAGCATCTGTGATTTGCATGCTGTTAAACGTGGCTGAATTATGTTACTTGCTGATGAAACTATGTTTCAGAAGGTCCAGAAGAGCACAGGTTCAAAGAAATCACCCCAATCACACcataaaagaaagcaaacagaATGAAATGAATGAGTTGATTTCAGACAGTGGCCAAAATGCAATCACAGGTTTTCCaagttaaaagattttaaattaaaataaaattactaatgaCAAACCTGTAACCTTCACCTACAGCAGTTGGGTACCAATACCAAATATTTACTCTTCCTAGGTTGATGTTTTTAATGGCTATCAATGACATTCATAACAAATAgagatttaaagaaaatcttttagGAGAATCATCTACATTCTCAGAAATGTAGTGAAAAATTCTGTAAAAATGGAAAGACTAGATTGACAGTTGtgtactaaaattttttttaagt from Sminthopsis crassicaudata isolate SCR6 chromosome 3, ASM4859323v1, whole genome shotgun sequence includes these protein-coding regions:
- the GJB6 gene encoding gap junction beta-6 protein → MDWSTLHTFIGGVNKHSTSIGKVWITVLFIFRVMILVVAAQEVWGDEQEDFVCNTLQPGCKNVCYDHFFPVSHIRLWALQLIFVSTPALLVAMHVTYNRHEKERQFRKGEKGIEYKDLEEIKKQKVRIEGSLWWTYTSSIFFRIIFEASFMYVFYFLYNGYNLPWVVKCSIDPCPNIVDCFISRPTEKSVFTIFMIAASVICMLLNVAELCYLLMKLCFRRSRRAQVQRNHPNHTIKESKQNEMNELISDSGQNAITGFPS